The Microbacterium natoriense genomic interval CGGATCGCCGTGCTCGGCACCGATGGCGCCATCGGCAAGCGCACGACCGCGACCCTTCTCGTCCAGGCGCTCAACGACCACGGCATCCGCGCCGTGCTCGTCGGCACGGGACAGACGACGATCATTCAGGGCGGGCGCTACGGCGTAGCGCTCGACGCCCTCGTTCCGCAGTTCTGCTCGGGCGAGGTCGAGCACCAGGTCGTAGCGGCGTTCGAGGGCGAAGACCCCGACGTGATCGTCGTGGAGGGGCAGGGCGCGCTCAGCCATCCTGCCTACCTGACGTCCGCGCACATACTCCGGGGCAGCCGTCCCGAAGCCGTGATCGTCCAGCATGCGCCGGGCCGCCGGGTCCTCGGCGACTTCCCGATGATGCCGATGCCCTCTGTCGCGAGCGAAGTCGCTCTCATCGAAGCATTCGCCGATACGCGCGTGATCGGCATCACCGTCAACCACGAGAACCTCACGGACGAACAGCTCTCGGCTGCGATCGACGAGATCGAACTCGACCTCGGGGTGCCCGCGACCGACCCGCTCACGCGTCCGAAGAGTCAGCTCGTCGAGATGGTTCTGCAGGCCTTCCCGTCTCTCAGCCCGCGGCTGACCAGCCGTATCGTCGGCTGAGCGCCTGGGCGACGCGGCCGTAGCGCGGCCGATCGAGAACGGCTGCCTCACGGCGCAGTCCTTGCTCGTGCACGCTGTAGAGCTGTTCGATGTCGACCCACGATTCGCGTCCCTGCGAGTCCCAGGCGCCACTGCCGATCGAGAGGAAGTCTCTGTCGCCGTCGTGCGCCCTGCTGGTCATCCGCACCGCGTAGACACGTTCTGCGGACTGACGCCCGATCACCAGAACCGGGCGATCCTTGCCTCGGCCGTCGTTCTCCTCGTAGGGCACCCAGGTCCAGATGACCTCGCCGGCATCGGGCGCGCCATCGCGATCGGGCGCGTAGGCGAGCCGGAGATCGCGGATGCCGTCGGGATCGATGCTCATGGTCGCGGTTCCCGCGGCGCGGCCGGGATCGACGACGGCATCCGTCGTCGTCTCCTTCCGCAGATGCGCCCGCGGCCGCTGGGGATTCGATTCCTGCGTGCGCCCTGGTCGGACGACGGCGAGCAGGATGTCGAGGAGTGCCGACACGATGCCGTTCGATTTAGCCACTCGCTCACCCTAGCCGCCGCACGCAGAAGCGCCCCGGACCCTCGCGGTGTCCGGGGCGCTTGCGGTCAGGTCACTCGACGAGGGCGTATCCCTCTTCGCCGTGCACGACCTGGTCGACGCCGGCGATCTCGTCTTCGTTCGTGATGCGGAACCCGATCGTCTTCTCGATCGCGAAGCCGATGACGAAGGCTACGACGAAGGAGTAGACCAGGACGCCGATCGCGGCGATCGCCTGCACGGCCAGCTGACGGAAGTCACCGCCGACGAACAGACCGGTGCCGGTCGCGAACAGACCCAGGTACAGCGTTCCGAAGAGGCCGCCGACGAGGTGGATGCCGACGACGTCCAGCGAGTCGTCGAACCCGAGACGGAACTTCAGCTCGACCGCGAGAGCGCAGATGATGCCGGCGAGTGCACCGAGCAGCAGGGACCAGCCGGGCGTCAGGTTGGCGCACGCCGGGGTGATCGCGACGAGACCGGCGACCGCACCAGAGGCCGCGCCGACCGAGGTGGCCTTGCCGTCCTTGATGCGCTCGACGAGGATCCAGCCGAGGATGGCCGCGGCGGTGGCGCCCAGCGTGTTCAGGCCGATCAGTCCGACGCCGCCCATGTCCTCCGCGAGCCACTCGGCGCCGGCGTTGAAGCCGAACCAGCCGAACCACAGCAGGGCCGCGCCGAGAAGCGTGAGCGGCACGTTGTGCGGCTTCAGGATGCCCTTCTGGAAACCGATGCGCTTGCCGAGGACGATCGCGAGAGCGAGCGCCGCAGCGCCGGCGTTGATGTGCACGGCGGTGCCACCAGCATAGTCGATGACGCTGATGCCGGCGTCCTCACCGAACAGCGCCGGACCGAGGTTCATGATCCAGCCGCCGCCCCAGACCCAGGCAGCGACCGGGAAGTAGCCGACCGTGGCGAACACGCCGGCGAAGATCAGCCAGGATCCGAACTTCGCACGATCGGCGATCGCGCCGGAGATCAGGGCGACGGTGATGATCGCGAAGGTCGCACCGTACGCCACTCCGAGCAGCGCGACGTTCGAACCGTCACCAGCCGCGAGACTCGACAGGCCGAAGTCGGCGAACGGATTGCCGGCGAACTGGGTGGGGCTCTCCACCGCGCTCATCGAGAAGCCGAAGAGGATCCAGAGGACCGCGACAAGGCCGATCGAGCCGAAGCTCATCATCATCATGCTGATGACGCTCTTGGCCTTGACGAGCCCTCCGTAGAAGAAGGCGACGCCCGGGGTCATCAGCAGCACAAGGGCTGTGGCTGTGATCGCCCAGGAGATGTTGCCGGGTGCATCCATGTGTAAACCTCACATTCGGGAACTGTGAGCTTCAGTGTGGCGATGCCCGATTTCCGGAAAGCGTGAAGTTTGTTGCGTCGAGGTTACAGCGGGCCCTGCCATGTGAACATCGCGTTACACGGGCCGCACATTCAGCGTTCTGCGTGCGTGAGCGCGTTCAGACGCGAGATCGCGCGCAGGTATTTCTTGCGGTATCCGCCCCCGAGCATCTCCTCGGCGAAGACCTGATCGAGGCTGACTCCGGTGGCGACGATCGGGATCTGCGCGTCGTACACGCGGTCGACGAAGGCGACGAAGCGCAGCGCCTCCGATTGGTCGGTCAGCACGCTCACATCGCGCAGCCCGACCAGTTCGATGCCCGAGATGACCCGGAGGTACCGCGAGGGGTGCACGCGGGCGAGATGCGCGATCACCGCGGAGAAGGAATCGTCGGATGCCGTGCCCTGAGCCGCGACCGCGTCGATCGTGCGCGCGTACTCCTCCGCGGACGACACCACCGCGTGTCCGTCGAGCGCCCGCTGACGGAAGTCGACGCCGTCGATGCGCAGCGTCTGGAAGCTGTCGGACATGGCGTGGATCTCGCGGAGGAAGTCCTGGGCGGCGAAACGCCCCTCGCCGAGCGCGTTCGGGGGCGTATTCGACGTCGCAGCGAGCTTGGTGCCGGTGGGCACGAGCTCGCCGAGCAGACGGGTCATCACCATCGTGTCGCCAGGATCGTCGAGCTCGAACTCGTCGATGCAGAGCAGGTCCGCCCCCTTGAGCAGATCGACCGTGTTCTTGTACCCGAGCGCGCCCACGAGCGCGGTGTACTCGATGAACGAGCCGAAGTACTTCCTCCGGGCAGGCATGGCGTGATAGATCGACGCGAGCAGATGCGTCTTGCCGACGCCGAACCCTCCGTCGAGGTACACCCCGGGCTTGACGTCGGGCTCCTTCTTCGCCCGGCTGAAGAGCCCCCCGCGCTTGACCGGCGCACCGCGACCGGCGAAGCGGATCAGGGTCTCCTTCGCCTCCTCCTGCGAGGGGTGAGCGGCGTCCGCGCGGTAGCTGTCGAAGGTGGCGCCGTCGAACTGGGGCGGAGGCACGAGGCTCGCCAGCATCTCGGGACCCGTGACGGTCGGCTGGCGCTCGGTCAGGTGCACGACGCGGGGGCTGCTCGCGGTGTCAGTCATCGGATTTTCCTGTGTCGAAGTCTTACGAATCCGGTGCCGGGGGTGCAGCGGGGATCTATCGTCGAAGGGACGGCTCAACACTACGCCGTCATCGCCTGCGTCATCACGCGCGCTCACCGTCTGAGGAGATCCCTGTGGCCATCGAGTTCGATTCGTCTTCCGCCAAGTTCGCCGAGTACGCCGAACCCGGTCGGCTCGTCACCACCGACTGGCTCGCCGCCCACCTCGACGCGCCCGGCCTCGTCGTGGTGGAGTCCGATGAAGACGTGCTTCTCTACGAGACCGGCCACATCCCCGGCGCCGTGAAGGTCGACTGGCACACCGAGCTCAACGACCCCGTCGTGCGGGATTACGTCGACGGCGAGGGCTTCGCTGCGCTCCTCGGCAGGAAGGGCATCTCACGCGACGACACCGTCGTGATCTACGGCGACAAGAACAACTGGTGGGCGGCGTACGCGCTGTGGGTGTTCTCGCTGTTCGGGCACGAGGACGTGCGTCTGCTCGATGGCGGTCGCGATCGCTGGATCGCGGAGGGCCGCGAGATCACCCGAGAGACCACGAATCGCCCTCCGACGGAGTATCCCGTCGTCGAACGCGACGATTCCGTCATCCGCGCGTACAAGGACGACGTGCTCGCGCACCTGGGCAATCCGCTCATCGACGTCCGTTCTCCCGAGGAGTACAGCGGTGAGCGCACGACGGCCCCCGCATACCCCGAAGAGGGCGCGCTGCGCGCCGGCCACATTCCGACGGCGCAGTCGGTGCCGTGGGGCAAGGCCGTCGCAGAGGACGGCGGATTCAAGCCGCGTACCGAACTCGAGGTGATCTACCGCGAAGGCGCCGGCCTCGCGGACGGCGATCAGGTCGTCGCGTACTGCCGCATCGGCGAACGTTCGAGCCACACGTGGTTCGTGCTGAAGCACCTGCTGGGCTTCCAGAACGTCCGCAACTACGACGGTTCGTGGACCGAATGGGGCAGCGCCGTGCGGGTGCCGATCGTCACGGGCACGGAGCCCGGTTCGCTCTGACCGTGTGAGAATGACAGGGATGAGCACCTCGCACGTTCCCGATTCTCTCGCCGAGATCCGCGACACCTTCCTGGAGACCCCGGAGGCCGATCGTCTGCTGCTCCTGCTGGAGTTCGCCGACGAGCTGCCTCCTGTCTCCGACGAGGTCGCGGCGCACCCGGAGATGTACGAGCGCGTGGCCGAATGCCAGTCGCCGGTCTACATCCACCTGGAGATCGAGAACGGCATCGTCACGATGCACGCGACGGCGCCGGCTGAGGCGCCCACGACGCGCGGCTTCGCCAGCATCCTCGTGCAGGGCATCACGGGCCTCACACCCGACGAGGTCCTCGCGATCCCCTCCGACTACCCGCAGACGATCGGTTTGACCAAGGCCGTATCTCCCCTGCGCATCGGCGGGATGACCGGGATGCTGATGCGCGCCAAGAATCAGGTCACGCAGAAGCGCTGAATCCCTGCTCGGCGAGCCAGCCGTCGATCGCGGCGGTCCACCCGTTCTGGTCGTAGTTCCAGATCTTGGTGTGCCGCGCGACGGTGAAGTGCGGCATCGTGACGAGGTCGGGGCGCGCCTGCTGGAGGGCGTGTGAGGCGTCGGACGGCACGAAGCCGTCGTCGTCGCTGTGCAGGATGAGCATCGGCGCGGAGAGCTCCTCCGCGCGTGCCACCATGTCGAGCCGATCGAAGGAGATCGCGTCGTCCGCGCCGCTCAGCTTCGCCATCAGCGGGACTTCGAGCGCCCCCATGGCGAGAGCAGGCAGCGGCGCGCGCAGACCGGACTCCCGCGCCTGGAAACGCAGGACCGTGCGCCAGTCGACGACCGGCGACTCCAGGATGAGGCCGACGATCCGGTCGCGGTTCGCGGAGTTGACCGCGGTCTGCAGCGAGATCGCACCGCCCATCGACCATCCCATCAGGATGATGTTCTCCGCCCCGTGACGCAGCGCGTAGGAGATCGCGGCATCGATGTCGCGCCACTCGGCCGACCCCAGGGCGTAGGCGCCCGCTCTGCTGCGCGGAGCCTCGCCGTCGTTGCGGTACGACACCACGAGATTGGGAAGCCCGGCGGCGTGGAGCACGGGAACGGCTCTCAAGCACTCGGCGCGCATCGTGCCCCGTCCGTGCACCTGGATCACCCACGTCGTGGAAGCGCCGGGAAAGTACCACGCGGGGCACGGCCCGGCCGGCGAGCCGATCAGCACGTTCTCCCACGGCACATGCAGCTCACTCGGAGTCGAGTAGTACCAGCCGCTGAACAACGCCCCGCGGTCGACCTTTGCGCCGGGCTCTATCTGCGTGAGGAGCTTGCGCCGCACCGTCGTCGCGTCGGCGCTCAGCACCGCGCCCAGCTTCACGTAGCCATAGGTCCCCGTCGTGAACAGCCCGTAGCGTCCGGGAAGCTCCGTGTCGAGGGTGCGCTGCAACTCGATCGTCTGAGCGCCGGTGTCGACCGAGCGGATCACCACATCGGGCACGCGCTTGCCGACGCTCACCACCCTGCGAGCCGTGCCGAACACGAGCAGAGCGGCGACAGCCGCCCCGAAGGCCAGCAGCGCGGGGACAAGGAGCGCAACGGCGTGCCTGAGACTCTTCATCGCTTCCTGACTCTAGCCTGTTGCCGTGACAGGACACCCCGATGCCGGGAGCGAATTCGACGCCGCCGTGGCGGAGCTTCGCGATACCGCCTTCCGCGCCGACATCACCGTCCGCGAGATCCCGACACCACAGGGGCTGGCGCCGTTCGCGATCGCCCTCGCGGCGGACGTTCGTCCGGACGACGACGGCGAGTCCGTGTACGGCACGGGACGGTTCGTGCTGCTGCACGATCCCGACGGCCCGGCGGCCTGGGACGGTCCCTGGCGGATCGTGCTGTTCGCGCAGGCGCCGCTCGAGACCGAGATCGGCACCGACCCGCTTCTCGCCGATGTCGCATGGTCGTGGCTCGTCGACGCGCTCGACTCCCGGGGCGCCGTCTACCACTCGGCGTCAGGCACCTCGACCAAGACCCTCTCGAAGGGATTCGGCGGCCTCGCCGTGGAAGGCGACGGCGCCCAGATAGAATTGCGGGCGTCCTGGACACCAGAGGGCCCCTTCCGACCGCACGTCGAAGCGTGGGCCGAACTGGTCGGAATGCTGGCGGGTCTTCCGCCCGGTTCCGAGGGCATCGCCGTGATCGGCGCGCGAAAGGCTGCACGTGACTGAATACTCCGTGATCTCGGATGCCGAGGAGTTCCTCGCGGCCTGCGCCGCACTCGCAGACGGGACGGGACCCGTCGCGGTCGACGTCGAACGAGCATCCGGGTTCCGCTACTCGCAGCGCGCCTACCTCGTGCAGGTCTTCCGCCGGGGCGCCGGCGTCTTCCTCTTCGATCCGCCCCCGATCGGGGATTTCGCTCCTCTGCAGACGGCGATCGGCGACGCCGAGTGGGTGTTCCATGCCGCGAGCCAGGATCTTCCCTCCCTGCGTGAGCTCGGCCTGGAGCCGGCGACCATCTTCGACACCGAACTCGCCTCCCGCCTGCTCGGACACGAGCGGGTGGGACTCGGCGCCGTTGTCGAGGACACGCTGGGCATCGTGCTGAAGAAGGAGCACTCCGCAGCGGACTGGTCGACCAGGCCGCTGCCTGCAGCCTGGCTCGAGTATGCGGCGCTCGACGTCCTGCACCTGATCGACGTGCAGGAGGTCCTCACCGCGGAGCTCGAGGAGCAGGGCAAGACCGGGTTCGCCGCCGAGGAGTTCGCCGCGACGCTGAGCCGCCCGCCGAAGCCTCCTCGCGAGGACCCCTGGCGGCGTCTCAGCGGACTTCACCAGGTTCGCGGTTCGCGAAACCTGGCCGTCGCGCGCGAACTGTGGCGCGCCCGCGAGGCCTTCGCGCAGGAGCAGGACGTCTCCCCCGGCCGCCTGGTGCCCGATCGTTCGCTCGTCGCTGCCGTTCTCGGCAACCCGCAGAGCAAGTCGGCCCTCGCCGGGATCAAGGAGTTCCAGGGACGAGCCAGTCGTACGCAGATCGATCGCTGGTGGCAGGCGATCGTCGACGGACGCGCGACGGAGGAGCTCCCCCGCGAGCGCGTGCCGAGCGACACGCTTCCCCCACCGCGCGCGTGGTCGGACCGCAATCCGGAGGCGGATGCTCGGCTGAAGGCGGCCCGTCCCGTCGTCGAGGCGACAGCCGAGGAACTGGGGATGCCCACTGAGAACCTGCTGACCCCCGAGTTCTTGCGGCGCATCGCCTGGGATCTGCCCGGCACGACTGCCGACGAGCTCGGCGCAGCTCTCGCTGCACTGGGCGCGCGCCCCTGGCAGATTGCACAGACTGCACAGAAGATCGCCGACGCCTTTGTAGAGGCGACGCAATCGGTTGACGAGCCCGCACCACCCGCTTCGTAGGTTCGATCCAACCGATTCTTCCCGCCTCCGCGCCCTTCCTAGACTGAGGGCACCGCACAAACTTGGAGGCAGAGTGGCCGAGATCTCGGACGTCTTCTTCGTCGATGGAGTGCGCACCCCCTTCGGGCGCGCCGGCGAAAAGGGCATGTACTGGAACACCCGCGCAGATGACCTCGCCGTTAAGGCGACCATCGGCCTGATGGAACGCAACTCGGCCGTCCCGGCCGATCGGATCGACGACGTCGCGATCGCCGCGACCTCGCAGACCGGAGATCAGGGCCTCACCCTCGGACGCTCGGTGGCGATCCTCGCGGGTCTCCCGCAGACCGTGCCTGGTCTCGCCGTCGAGCGCATGTGCGCCGGTGCGATGACGAGCGTCACCACGATGGGGGCGTCGATCGGCGTCGGCATGTACGACTTCGCCCTCGCCGGCGGCGTCGAGCACATGGGCCACCACCCGATCGGCGGCAACGCCGACCCGAACCCGCGGTTCGTCGCGGAGCGCATGGTCGACCCCGGTGCGCTGAACATGGGCGTCACCGCCGAGCGCATCTTCGATCGCTTCCCCCACCTCACCAAGGAGCGTTCCGACCGCTTCGGCATGCTCAGCCAGCACAAGGTGCAGGCCGCGTACGACGCCGGCAAGATCCAGCCCGATCTGGTGCCGGTGGCCATCAAGGACGCCGAGGGCGCGTGGGGCCTGGCCTCCGAAGACGAGGGCCGGCGTCCCCAGACCACCATGGAGGACCTCGCGGCCCTCAAGACGCCGTTCCGTCCGCACGGCCGTGTCACGGCCGGCACTTCCTCGCCGCTCACCGACGGTGCGACGATGTCGCTGCTCGCCGGCGGCGGCGCCGTGAAGGAGTTCGGCCTCGCCCCGAAGATGCGCATGGTCTCGTTCGCGTTCGCCGGCGTGCAGCCGGAGATCATGGGCATCGGCCCGATCCCGTCGACGGAGAAGGCTCTGAAGAAGGCCGGTCTGCAGATCTCCGACATCGGCCTGTTCGAGCTCAACGAGGCGTTCGCCATCCAGGTGATCTCTCTGCTCGACCACTTCGGCATCGCCGACGACGACCCCCGGGTCAACCAGTGGGGCGGCGCGATCGCGCTCGGCCACCCGCTCGCGGCATCCGGCGTGCGTCTGATGATCC includes:
- a CDS encoding DUF1611 domain-containing protein, whose translation is MPVHTPLGSLEPSILPAGSTAVVYCEGQFGEQDGKTANGLVRHSEKYEILSVIDSTCAFQDAGEFLDGSPNGIPILANLAQAVVHAGRVPDYLICGVAPADGLLSAEQRVVLLDGIARGMHIINGLHEFLGDDVEFVAASLAAGVTITDVRRPKDTKDLHLFTGRIFDVACPRIAVLGTDGAIGKRTTATLLVQALNDHGIRAVLVGTGQTTIIQGGRYGVALDALVPQFCSGEVEHQVVAAFEGEDPDVIVVEGQGALSHPAYLTSAHILRGSRPEAVIVQHAPGRRVLGDFPMMPMPSVASEVALIEAFADTRVIGITVNHENLTDEQLSAAIDEIELDLGVPATDPLTRPKSQLVEMVLQAFPSLSPRLTSRIVG
- a CDS encoding type II toxin-antitoxin system PemK/MazF family toxin, translating into MAKSNGIVSALLDILLAVVRPGRTQESNPQRPRAHLRKETTTDAVVDPGRAAGTATMSIDPDGIRDLRLAYAPDRDGAPDAGEVIWTWVPYEENDGRGKDRPVLVIGRQSAERVYAVRMTSRAHDGDRDFLSIGSGAWDSQGRESWVDIEQLYSVHEQGLRREAAVLDRPRYGRVAQALSRRYGWSAAG
- a CDS encoding ammonium transporter, whose amino-acid sequence is MDAPGNISWAITATALVLLMTPGVAFFYGGLVKAKSVISMMMMSFGSIGLVAVLWILFGFSMSAVESPTQFAGNPFADFGLSSLAAGDGSNVALLGVAYGATFAIITVALISGAIADRAKFGSWLIFAGVFATVGYFPVAAWVWGGGWIMNLGPALFGEDAGISVIDYAGGTAVHINAGAAALALAIVLGKRIGFQKGILKPHNVPLTLLGAALLWFGWFGFNAGAEWLAEDMGGVGLIGLNTLGATAAAILGWILVERIKDGKATSVGAASGAVAGLVAITPACANLTPGWSLLLGALAGIICALAVELKFRLGFDDSLDVVGIHLVGGLFGTLYLGLFATGTGLFVGGDFRQLAVQAIAAIGVLVYSFVVAFVIGFAIEKTIGFRITNEDEIAGVDQVVHGEEGYALVE
- the zapE gene encoding cell division protein ZapE, whose product is MTDTASSPRVVHLTERQPTVTGPEMLASLVPPPQFDGATFDSYRADAAHPSQEEAKETLIRFAGRGAPVKRGGLFSRAKKEPDVKPGVYLDGGFGVGKTHLLASIYHAMPARRKYFGSFIEYTALVGALGYKNTVDLLKGADLLCIDEFELDDPGDTMVMTRLLGELVPTGTKLAATSNTPPNALGEGRFAAQDFLREIHAMSDSFQTLRIDGVDFRQRALDGHAVVSSAEEYARTIDAVAAQGTASDDSFSAVIAHLARVHPSRYLRVISGIELVGLRDVSVLTDQSEALRFVAFVDRVYDAQIPIVATGVSLDQVFAEEMLGGGYRKKYLRAISRLNALTHAER
- a CDS encoding sulfurtransferase, whose translation is MAIEFDSSSAKFAEYAEPGRLVTTDWLAAHLDAPGLVVVESDEDVLLYETGHIPGAVKVDWHTELNDPVVRDYVDGEGFAALLGRKGISRDDTVVIYGDKNNWWAAYALWVFSLFGHEDVRLLDGGRDRWIAEGREITRETTNRPPTEYPVVERDDSVIRAYKDDVLAHLGNPLIDVRSPEEYSGERTTAPAYPEEGALRAGHIPTAQSVPWGKAVAEDGGFKPRTELEVIYREGAGLADGDQVVAYCRIGERSSHTWFVLKHLLGFQNVRNYDGSWTEWGSAVRVPIVTGTEPGSL
- a CDS encoding SufE family protein, with translation MSTSHVPDSLAEIRDTFLETPEADRLLLLLEFADELPPVSDEVAAHPEMYERVAECQSPVYIHLEIENGIVTMHATAPAEAPTTRGFASILVQGITGLTPDEVLAIPSDYPQTIGLTKAVSPLRIGGMTGMLMRAKNQVTQKR
- a CDS encoding alpha/beta hydrolase produces the protein MKSLRHAVALLVPALLAFGAAVAALLVFGTARRVVSVGKRVPDVVIRSVDTGAQTIELQRTLDTELPGRYGLFTTGTYGYVKLGAVLSADATTVRRKLLTQIEPGAKVDRGALFSGWYYSTPSELHVPWENVLIGSPAGPCPAWYFPGASTTWVIQVHGRGTMRAECLRAVPVLHAAGLPNLVVSYRNDGEAPRSRAGAYALGSAEWRDIDAAISYALRHGAENIILMGWSMGGAISLQTAVNSANRDRIVGLILESPVVDWRTVLRFQARESGLRAPLPALAMGALEVPLMAKLSGADDAISFDRLDMVARAEELSAPMLILHSDDDGFVPSDASHALQQARPDLVTMPHFTVARHTKIWNYDQNGWTAAIDGWLAEQGFSASA
- a CDS encoding DUF3000 domain-containing protein, whose protein sequence is MTGHPDAGSEFDAAVAELRDTAFRADITVREIPTPQGLAPFAIALAADVRPDDDGESVYGTGRFVLLHDPDGPAAWDGPWRIVLFAQAPLETEIGTDPLLADVAWSWLVDALDSRGAVYHSASGTSTKTLSKGFGGLAVEGDGAQIELRASWTPEGPFRPHVEAWAELVGMLAGLPPGSEGIAVIGARKAARD
- a CDS encoding ribonuclease D, with product MTEYSVISDAEEFLAACAALADGTGPVAVDVERASGFRYSQRAYLVQVFRRGAGVFLFDPPPIGDFAPLQTAIGDAEWVFHAASQDLPSLRELGLEPATIFDTELASRLLGHERVGLGAVVEDTLGIVLKKEHSAADWSTRPLPAAWLEYAALDVLHLIDVQEVLTAELEEQGKTGFAAEEFAATLSRPPKPPREDPWRRLSGLHQVRGSRNLAVARELWRAREAFAQEQDVSPGRLVPDRSLVAAVLGNPQSKSALAGIKEFQGRASRTQIDRWWQAIVDGRATEELPRERVPSDTLPPPRAWSDRNPEADARLKAARPVVEATAEELGMPTENLLTPEFLRRIAWDLPGTTADELGAALAALGARPWQIAQTAQKIADAFVEATQSVDEPAPPAS
- a CDS encoding thiolase family protein; translated protein: MAEISDVFFVDGVRTPFGRAGEKGMYWNTRADDLAVKATIGLMERNSAVPADRIDDVAIAATSQTGDQGLTLGRSVAILAGLPQTVPGLAVERMCAGAMTSVTTMGASIGVGMYDFALAGGVEHMGHHPIGGNADPNPRFVAERMVDPGALNMGVTAERIFDRFPHLTKERSDRFGMLSQHKVQAAYDAGKIQPDLVPVAIKDAEGAWGLASEDEGRRPQTTMEDLAALKTPFRPHGRVTAGTSSPLTDGATMSLLAGGGAVKEFGLAPKMRMVSFAFAGVQPEIMGIGPIPSTEKALKKAGLQISDIGLFELNEAFAIQVISLLDHFGIADDDPRVNQWGGAIALGHPLAASGVRLMIQLAAQFAERPDVRYGLTAMCVGLGQGGSVIWENPHYDGKKRK